The Nymphaea colorata isolate Beijing-Zhang1983 chromosome 11, ASM883128v2, whole genome shotgun sequence genome includes the window ATTGGAAGATTATGGATATATCCTCTTTTCCTAGCAGCTGCTGAGAAATACTTAGAGTCCACAAATTCTGGTTCTATGTCATACAAAAAACGGGATATTGTTTCCCATACTCCTTTTGGCGTCAAAGCGacattttcataataaaaaaatggaggTCCTATGACAGTATCAGGAAGCTTTCTGAACCTTCTGACATTTGGCTCATTAGGAAGGCCAAACCCAGTCATAGGATTAGAAGTCTTCCAGAGATGTGATCTTACTGCATTGTCATCTAGGTCATAACCTCTTTGCCTCTTTAAGACAGAGTTTCTTTCATCTGCATTATACCTTTTCTTTCTGCCACAAGAAGAGGACTCACCAATCCTTTTCATTCTTCCATCATATCCTGGGATGTCACTTTCCATTGTGTCCCGGTAACACTGAAAAAGTAACTTGATCTGAGATGATTCTCACAATGTTCACAAGGAATAGTTAAAACATAAAGTGGCTGACCAGTATAGAAAGCTATACCTCATCCTCCTCTGAAGAATAGTAAGCACAATGTGGTGAATTTTTGGAGTTTCTTTTATCTGCActgttctttctctttgtgcCACAAGAAGAGGACTCACCAATCCATTTTGTTCTTCCATCATATCCTGGGATGTTGCTATCCAGTAACTCCCAGTCACACTGAAAGAGCAACTTGATCTAAGACAATTCTCACAATATTCACAAGCAATGGTTAAAACATAAAGTGGTTCACCAGAAAATAGTTATACCTCATCCTCTTCTGAAGAATAGTGAACAAAATGTGGTGAACAGTCAGAACGAGAACCATGTGTTTCTTGGTGTGTTTGAGATGCATAAATTGAATCAGCCAGTTCACAAATTGAAGCGTTTTCACCTGGATGATAAATCAAATTCAATAATGAACTAAACAGGGAAACATATTTCAACCAAAGAAATAAacgaaaacaggaaaaatagtGACAGCTTAAAGGAATCACTTCAGAAAGTATGAGATGAACTAATGCAATAGTCATTTTACGTTTAAATATTTACTGATTTCCTGAACTAATGCAATAgtcattttacttttaattATTTACTGATTTCAAGGAAGCAGCAGAATATGTCCTATGTTGATGATGCGACCCTCAAAAGCATAGTAAACGTTACTTTAGAGAGATGCATTATCCCAATTCCCAACAACAGCATATAACACAAGCAATATGTATCTAAATCCACTTTCACAGTATTAACGTataatttttctagaaaacttACCATGCCCTTGACAAAGAAAATACACACTACATAGCCTACTTAGGCTACATGGTAAAAATCACATCTAACAGAGCACCTGGAAGCTACATAACACAAGTTAAGATATTGATTTATTGACTTTTATATGGGGCAAAAATGGATGCAGAAAGCACTAGATGTAAATTAATCAGAGATATGCTTCTACAGCTTAGATGAAATGGGTTCAAGCATGAAAGATGCAGTCTGGTATCTCTTcattatcaaattaaaattgatCTTCCAAATACTACAACAGGCCACAGAAACCTTGAATCTAGAAACCTGAAGCCGAACTCTGATTTTACAGTCCATGGAGACAGAAAAACGTCTATAATTTGACAAAAAACAATGAAATCACAAGGTAAACAGAAGTaacattaaacaaaaatatcTTGAGCGCAACCTAACAGTACCTCTCAGAGAGCATCTTTGATAGAGTAGCAGCTCAACATAATTTCACTCATACAGTATTGATACCTATAGAAACATAAGATATTTAAGCTACACAAAGAAGCTCTGGTGATCATAGCAGCCAAAATGATTGGGAATCTGGCAGTATCAATCagaccaaaaagaaaacatgtccCCAACTACACATTGTTTTCTACAgataaaaagaagggaagacaCTTACTATCAGTTGTGACATCATAGTGCAgccaaataagaaaacaaaaaagaaacaccaaTTTGTACGCACCACATCTTCCAATTGCAAGGGAAATTTCATCTATGGGGAAGCCCATATCCACCAATAACGATTTTTTATTGTCAGTCACGGATATATTATCCACAGGCTCCTgatacaaaaaaattttaaaaatcaaacaaaatctCCAACTCAAGATACTATGTCTTACAATGCAGAACAATTGAAGTTCTCAAAGACAATCTGGAATTTCTacttttcaaacttttaagGCATTAACCAAAAATTTActtggtcaaagcatgttttattttAGAACTATCTATATTAGGAAGGTCATGAAAGAAATCTCTACATGCACAGGAGATAGTACAAAATCCAAAAACATGCAAACATTACCTGAAACTTTGATTACCGTTCCCCTTTGTGTACGTGTGTATCTGTGTGAGTccggggggggaggggggggaggggggagagagagagaaagagagataaatcTACCTCCGAACACATTCCACTAGTAGTTCCCACATATTCCTTGGCGATCTCATCCTCCTACACAGAAAAAATGAACAGTTTGATTCATATAGCCAAACACATAAACTCTAAGATAGAGCACTATATCACAGAATGACGTGAAGTTGTGAACATTCAAGAAACTTGTTTCTTGAAAAACGCTCATCACATTTACGGGTCTTGCTTTCAGATGCTTGTTTCATTCACCAAATGTGGTTAGCAAAAACCTGCATGTACATATCAATACAAACATAGAGACCcatatacacatacatgcaCATATGTCCAATCTTAGTACTTTTGCTTGGCTTGTTTCTTGCTGGTGAAAACAGACATATATTGGGTGACAGACTGACAGGTGTCCTTACATTTCTAAGATATGAAATACTGCAAGAATAAAAGTGGGAAATACACACACATTGTTTTGTAATCTGTAAACTTTTTACCAGTTTGTAGGGAGGCCTTTGAAGCACTGtatcaatagaagcatattaGAGCAGAAACAATCTGTTCCAAATTTCTATAGCTAATGAATTCACTTGCTGGTGGCCTCAAATGCGTAAAGAATTCACACTTAAGATGTAAATTGTATAAATGTTTAGGGCTCAGAAAAATTCCCTTGCCCTTCACCTTTTTGTTAATGCAAGTGTTTCGAAACTTCTCTCATCACAAAAAGGGCATGCAAAACTCGTGCAACCACACTATATTCTCAAGAATAAAAGATGCATAGTTGCATAATGAAATATTGAaaacaataatttaaaaaataaaagaaacacaaaatacaaaaatatcaGCAAACCAaaagataaaatggaaaagatccAACTTCTAGGGATGATTGTCAACAGCAGAAAGAAAAGACAACTTTGCTTTTGAGATTTGACTCTTCAACTGGTGTTTATAATAAAATGGAGATATCCAATCAACTGAAATTTATGGCATATATTGACAGTgatctcaaagattaagcctaTGCAGGGAAATGCTCGTAGTAGCTAAgcattttgaaaaggaaaacgtAAAAGGAACCTGAACAATTTAGTAAAACTCACAGAGAAACTCGTTCTGTACAGAAGTGTACCTATCATTCTTCTAACCCAAAAATTGGGGTAAAGCCCATCTTTTTGGGAATATTGAGAACTTGAAACGTTTCCTGTTAGAGTTATCTAAGATGTGCATTTCTGAAAGGACTTTGTGATGTTACCATTCACTATTTTGCAAATAGAAGAGATGATCTAGAAGCATTTTTCCTAATGTAACCATAAATTCGATAAGTTTTGTCAGGACAAGGTTTTCTGTTCCCTTGTTCATTACAAAGAGAAGTCGtggaaaaaaatgagaaaagtggGCATCAGGATGTAGGATCAGTCACATTTCAATAGCATAAGACAATCAAAAGTAACATAAAGATAATGAAGATAGCTTTTGCTTCAGAAGTGAATATGCACTTGAATATTCAAATGCTCGTCCACTTACTACGTGTTCGGCTATATTTCTCATAGTTATGAATCATGATAACATAACCAATAGTCTACTAAAAGATCTAGAATCCCAACTCCTGGCATGCTTATCTTTAGTCCTTCATGATTTTATTATCAaggaaaatgaaaccatcagtgAGAAGAAATAATGAGGAAGAAACAAAGCAGAGACAAATAAGAAGGCTTCGGCTCCTCTGAAATGGGAAATTGCAGTGTCCCAATTCCACAGTCCTATCATCTTCATAAACATGAGTAGATATGTCTTTATGGAATAAGCTTGGCAGATCATAATTCATGAACATGAGCACATTGCTGTTCCTACTTAACAGCAGCAAATTATATAAGCTTCAGGAATACTAGATCACAAAAGGCACAAATTCATTGCAGGGATAGTGTTACACATTCTCGATCAATAAGAATAGCTACAATGAATTGTGTGATTTTAATTACAGATACTGTCCGACTTGAGCTTTTTCACATAGGGTGCTTCCATTGCACAGGAACCAGGTCTTTGTTGTTGGCAGTCACCAAAGCCATGAAAAGAGGAAACTTATTTTTGcttcaaatttttcataaatgatATGCTTGATCTAGTCTGAGTTGGACAAACAAGTGATTAACTGAACCTCATTCAGTGATTGAATAATGTGCTATAAATTCATCACTGCCCAAAAAAATTTTTCCACAACACAAGGGATCAGAGAAAACCTTCCAAGGAAGTAATTGTAATATAAGCCACACCAGTTACCTTGTCCAGAGCATTTTCATCAACATCACTTTGTTCATCTTCGGGCTCGTCCTCTTCGTTCTCTGAACTCCATGGATCATGAGGTGAATAAACATGAATAGAAGAATCATCAAGAACCTACAAGCATGATATACATTAGAGATTTTTCTTCCATAAGCTAGAGAGAGGTCTAAAAGTTATGGCACAAACTTGGGTTTCTTTTGGACCACCTAAAACTGCATGCTTTTTGCTAACTACGGCAACATAAATAAATGTGGAGACAAGTTTCGGATAGATGCAACCACAAATCTGCTTTGTTTCTGAGGCGTTCTCCACTACTACAATCATACAATGTATGTTGTATCCCAGCTCTGTCAGCAGTGAAGacaattcaaactcaaaatatTCGGATAACGACGCAATAGTGTCATAGGTTACTTAACGTTTTCATCGAAGTTCAGTTAACAATTTCTTGCAAGTCTTATTAATCATTTCCAATGTACACCAGAAGGTTAAGAGTAGGCACAAATGTTATTACCTTCAACTGTCCGCCCCTCGAATTCTATCCACCGTTTCCACTTACTGCCATTGCTTTAGTTAAAGAAGATTTTGTCTATCTTACTCTCGATGTGTTAATATTTATCACCATTATTTCAGTAACAAGGAGAAAAGTTCGCTGGCAGATGCATTTTTCCTTTGAAATCCAACGATTTGCATGTGCACTCTAGCGGGAAAAAAAAGGGTAGTACCAGAAGCATGAACTTACGGAATACGTAAGCAATGTCTCAAGCACTGCATCAGCGTTCCCGTTTCCTGCACAAACAGAAAAGACACCCTCAATTTCATCATTTCAGTGCTAGAGACCCTAATTCCTGCTGTCAAAGTAAATCTTGGCAAATCCTAACCGTTCTGCTTGATGGCCCTTTCCACCATATTTTCCTGAAACCCCATATCCAGGAAATGGCGTTTCAGCGATGACGACGACGTAGAACTAGGAGCAACCACTTCCTCCCCCACATTCTCTTCACTGACCGGACCCTAACGGAGACAGCAACACAATTTGACGACCACCCAACAATATTCAAGcccagaaacaaaaacataagCAAAATCATCACAATGCAGTATGCCCATGAGCTCGAACCAACCTTGCGAGGGTCCCCACGGGCTTCAGGGCGACGAAACTCCGAACTCACACAAGAAAACGAGGAAGCTTGTGCTTGAATCTCTTCTACATCATCCGAGTCGGATGAAGTACTTTCCTCATAGTCCACAACTCCCTGCAAGAACCCAAAAAAGAAGTTCATTATCGATCATAAAACCACGAAGAGAAGAAAGCATGCACCGCCAGAACTGCAATCAGGGTGGCTCACCATCTTCTCAAGGAACAAAGCTCCAGGTAGAATGGACCAACCGAGACACCGATTCGCTTCTAGCTGACCCAAAGACGACAACCCTCAGTAACTCTAAAGCAGAAAGGCAAGAGAAACCCACCTTGCAcgtaagaaaagaaacagagaaaCCTCATAAGACCAAAAATACCTTCTCTTACAGAGAATCATTGATCATGAATCCCACCGAAAAGAGGAGGGCAGAAGGCCCCCCACTCTTGGCGAGAGATGCTACACTGAATCACAAAGCCATCCGATTGTTGAAGGCGATCGCCAGCAGGGTCCCCAACATCGATTCCTGGAAGAGATATGACACCAGCGCACTCTGCGCCTGAGAAACGCTTTGGGGTTCGTCGTTCGTACAGCCAGAGTACCAAGAGGGGAAAGGAAAATGCCCAAAGAAGCCCTCTCTATGAGTGCTAGATAGATCGCATACGTTTCAGTATcggttggattcaaattcatctgGTCGAAAGAAATCCAAGTTCGATTACCCACTAAATTCTAAGTCCATGTGTAACTTATAATTTCACACGAAGCGGGCGTTTGTGAACCCAAGATAACAAACAATGGATTTAAGGTCCACGGATTTGCAATCTGCTCTTGTGAAATCTAAGTCACGGGGAAACCGAACTACCCATATCCATTTTGCTTTAATCTTAATGTTTccttattttgttattttcctttcacTTAGATTCCAtactttcttcttatttttttaagtttgaaaaattttatgaattattatataaatatacatgCTTACGTATACACTTTATCATAGACTttgtatccaattttttttatccaaattcATACCTGTGGCCAAGTAACTTCGTATTAAATATGTGGATTCAAGATCAGATTCCTAGAAAGGGCCCAAAATCCACACGAAAAATGATGGCGGCACGAAAAATGATGGAGGGGACACCTTACTTTGGGGTCCGCTTCAGTTCAGCCTCGGAAGTCATTCGTCGTCCATTCTCAGACATCAACCAGTCCCGTGTTTGCGTTTGCTTCTAGTTAGCTTCTTTTCATTCattcttaacaataaaattTCCGTTTTAAGAgtgatttttataaaaaaaaaatagattttccgttaatttttggagaaaataattaatttaattttagcTTTCACTTTTCGtcttttggtattttttttttttttagtgtgaaGGGCAGTTCCGTAATTTTGGGCCTTAACACGCGGCTCCCTGTTGCAGTCATGAGATGGGTATGAGGGGGACATTTGCTTTCTGCATTCTGCCGCGTATAAATGCAGGTTTACATTCACAATATATTTAAagtttataatataaaaaaaaaattagggttaTCCGGACGACACCtttaaaatcaagttttatcaaaatttttagtttggtgaaaatgagtttttaatgaACTTTTAGAAAATAGTTTTTGTGTTTGGGATGACGCTGATTCGCCCTCTTTGTTGAAAATCAGGTTTAATGAAATTGAGTTCTTGCAAAACTCAATTTTCATACCATTATAGTACATTCTAAACACGGTTTTAGAgacaaaaatctgatttttatctCAGAAAACTGGATTTAAtaggtcatccaaacacccgACAGAAAATCACAAACACTCTTATTTAGGTGAGGAATTTGGGCACAGTTTCTTCCCAATAAGTTTCTCCTTTGAATATCTATAAAGTACTACAAATAATGTCATCAATATCGacagaaaattttttgttgaaaaactgttttgaaatattttcagttaattgaaaattttaaaaaacaataatcTAAACTCATGATTGCCTTGGGAATATAAAGGAGAATATAGTCCGGGTTCTAATTCAACTGGTTGGCACTTTCAGTTGCATTAGTAGTGAactcacaaaatttttgttgctggagttaaattattaaaattttaatacgGGCAGAATTAAAACTTTTCAAACTATATATAgattaaacaattttttttttaattttacacacacatatatatatatataactctcaACACGAGGCCCCATGTTCATTCTTTAATATTATAGAGAAAAGATATTTCTATATTACATtgaaaaagaataatatttcttttttaaagttttctcATGGGTCTCCTTTATCCTTTATCGTCAAAGGTGCATCTTCGCCCAAAAGTATCATGATGTAACCCTTAGGCCGCCATTATTTACAGTATAAAGAAATAGCACTTTATTtcctttaaaattaaaaaaaataatactttGAAAGAATGATGctggcttttatttttttagttgcaTATGTGATATCATATATAACATTATTTAATTTGATAATGTTAAACAAAAGCCTTCAATAAAGGTTACTTTTtcgaattttcatttttattttaggaACAACTgagattgaaaaatttattCTCATCagtttgtattatttttttgtcatttaaagtATGAGTAGCAATAATGCTATTAAATCAAATGAATTTGTAGCATTCTGTTGGTTTACATGTGGTGTCTAAAGGTCGACACATGTAAACGGCTAAAATGTCAGGAGCTGCCTGTTCAGCCATTTGTTCGAACAGCCACATTGAATAATGAGTGGTAAGTGACCGTTCACTGCAGCTTAAGGCGTGTTTGAATGACACTTGTAAATGTTGTTTCTAAAAAATTGgattcataaagaaaatagtttttaatttttttaaaaaagtatgaCATacttaaaactcatttttttacaaataacTGGGACTatgttatttaatttttgttgaaaaagaagtttttcaaaaatgattttcgATGAAACTGGTTTTAGTGTTATCTAAacacgcaaaaaaaaaagttgttgtgGAAGGAAGAAACACTACCTTATGGTTTTTAAGTCTTGTTTCGGTTGAAAAATCTTTGCGGGCTGAGTTATAACAAGCATTATGAGTAATTCTCATTTACATTAATGATAAATTTAGGAGCGAAGATCTTACAAAATCATGCTCACCTTTAAAAGAATAATTAAATTAAGCTCCGGTTTAATTCTTTTACCCAATAgtttagggctgcacaactagtcgagccaactcgagctcgactcgtttatgaacgagccgagttcgagcttacaaagagactcgaaacgataaacgagtcaagttcgagttttaggaactcgactcgtttatattAGACTCGACTTGAAAACCGATACTTTATATAGTATTGCCAAAACCGGTTTCACATTAAACCAGTTAACGCTTGCATaaattaaatgagttaatgcttacataaGTTAACCTTAAATGAGTTAACatctaaacaagttaaatgtgttaaacgagttgagttcgagctcgagctcaagttttgTGTCGAAGTTCGGGCACTTATCCTGACGGGCCTATACCTGCTCAAGCTTGAGAATTTTAACTCCCATAAAAATAATTGTTGCACGACTtcaatcactagtttatattaGGTACCAGTCTTATATTAATTTAAGCGGCTAAACACAAGTTTTTTCAAAcatgaatatttttcttctttaaaatttcAAGCATTTTTTTGGTGAAATACTGTGTCCCTGTGTGCGTGCGCACATGCAATCGGATGTGCGTCAAACACCTTGCTTGGCGTACATGCCTGCTGCATGTATATGTAACAGACTGACAGTGTGTGGAATTTGCATTGGAGGCTGAAGCAAGTTGCAGAGCTGTTTGCCTTTTGCTTCAAGGAGGAGAAAAGGCACAGGAACGGTGACTTGTGCCGCCACCTTCATCTCCATTCAAAGCGAAGTTATATTATGATCCTGCAATTTCTGCCATTacttctaaaaaacaaaaaaatcatggttATTAAAGATCCTTCGTTTtcactctttatatatataagtaaatttAGCAGGCATTCATGTCATGTTTCATCAAAATAATGGAGCAGAGCTTATTTTTGCTTCTAGTTCTGCTGATCGCATCTTCCCGAATTGAAGCCCGAATTGATGATCTCGGGTACATTCAAATGTTGGATCAAAGGATGGGAAAAggagaggatgaagatgatgaggtGCAGTTTTTTCCATGGTTGCAGAGCGATGCCATTGGAAGAACACTGGTGAATATTGACAGTCTAGGAGCTGTTGGAGATGGGATCACTGACGACACTGAGGTAACAAATTGTGGAAACTTTGAgaatgtaaagctgcatgatGCGCTAATATGGCAGACCCATTTGCCATATAGGTCTTGATCTTTGACCAGCTGGACTCGCGTTGGCTCGGGCGATGAAGCCCAGTTGACCCGACCCTGTGGGCTTCGAGCTTCGCGCTGACTCTGTTCTTCTCTGTCTTGTACAGGCATTTGTGCAAGCATGGAAGGTGGCATGTAACACTTCAAATGCTGTGCTGCTGGTGCCTGAAAGGAAGACTTACCTGGTCAAAGCGGCGAGGTTTGGAGGGCCTTGCGCTGGTAACTTGATTGTTCAGGTATAGCTTATGCTgttgtttgat containing:
- the LOC116264374 gene encoding DNA (cytosine-5)-methyltransferase DRM2 isoform X1, translated to MNFFFGFLQGVVDYEESTSSDSDDVEEIQAQASSFSCVSSEFRRPEARGDPRKGPVSEENVGEEVVAPSSTSSSSLKRHFLDMGFQENMVERAIKQNGNGNADAVLETLLTYSVLDDSSIHVYSPHDPWSSENEEDEPEDEQSDVDENALDKEDEIAKEYVGTTSGMCSEEPVDNISVTDNKKSLLVDMGFPIDEISLAIGRCGENASICELADSIYASQTHQETHGSRSDCSPHFVHYSSEEDECDWELLDSNIPGYDGRTKWIGESSSCGTKRKNSADKRNSKNSPHCAYYSSEEDECYRDTMESDIPGYDGRMKRIGESSSCGRKKRYNADERNSVLKRQRGYDLDDNAVRSHLWKTSNPMTGFGLPNEPNVRRFRKLPDTVIGPPFFYYENVALTPKGVWETISRFLYDIEPEFVDSKYFSAAARKRGYIHNLPIDNRFQLQPIPPLTIQEALPYTRKWWPSWDPRKKLNCINTCCASARLTDRLRKIVSDSEGTPSYADQQIVLEQCRKWNLVWVGLHKLAPLEPDEIEPLLGFPKHHTRGGGVSRTERLRALGNSFQVDTVAYHLSVLKRMFPYGLNVLSLFSGIGGAEVALHRLGIPLKNVVSIEISEVSRNVLKNWWCETGQKGRLIEIANIEQLTSGKLESMMGAFGGFDLVIGGSPCNNLTGSNRVSRDGLEGKHSSLFYDYFRILDFVRCTMSKNR
- the LOC116264374 gene encoding DNA (cytosine-5)-methyltransferase DRM2 isoform X2, giving the protein MGVVDYEESTSSDSDDVEEIQAQASSFSCVSSEFRRPEARGDPRKGPVSEENVGEEVVAPSSTSSSSLKRHFLDMGFQENMVERAIKQNGNGNADAVLETLLTYSVLDDSSIHVYSPHDPWSSENEEDEPEDEQSDVDENALDKEDEIAKEYVGTTSGMCSEEPVDNISVTDNKKSLLVDMGFPIDEISLAIGRCGENASICELADSIYASQTHQETHGSRSDCSPHFVHYSSEEDECDWELLDSNIPGYDGRTKWIGESSSCGTKRKNSADKRNSKNSPHCAYYSSEEDECYRDTMESDIPGYDGRMKRIGESSSCGRKKRYNADERNSVLKRQRGYDLDDNAVRSHLWKTSNPMTGFGLPNEPNVRRFRKLPDTVIGPPFFYYENVALTPKGVWETISRFLYDIEPEFVDSKYFSAAARKRGYIHNLPIDNRFQLQPIPPLTIQEALPYTRKWWPSWDPRKKLNCINTCCASARLTDRLRKIVSDSEGTPSYADQQIVLEQCRKWNLVWVGLHKLAPLEPDEIEPLLGFPKHHTRGGGVSRTERLRALGNSFQVDTVAYHLSVLKRMFPYGLNVLSLFSGIGGAEVALHRLGIPLKNVVSIEISEVSRNVLKNWWCETGQKGRLIEIANIEQLTSGKLESMMGAFGGFDLVIGGSPCNNLTGSNRVSRDGLEGKHSSLFYDYFRILDFVRCTMSKNR